The following coding sequences lie in one Aquabacterium olei genomic window:
- a CDS encoding PEP-CTERM sorting domain-containing protein, which translates to MKHMVCGAALGALSVVAHAGTVFSTDFEGPLPSAISPGVATVTGVDGFAGLGPTGYQFGGRFLRSPTGNVVTLTLDNLPDHQAISLGFLLAAIDSLDGTGTFPQGDFLTITLDGVQVFRESFANALSSQIQSYVPSAGGELARHVDLGFSGPGSYYTDSAYNFAIEPRLQNLAHTGSSAVFTFQMEGPGIQPLDDESWAMDGLTVSVSAVPEPATGTLALLGLAGLGVWVARGQRRR; encoded by the coding sequence ATGAAGCACATGGTTTGCGGCGCGGCTCTGGGGGCCTTGTCAGTGGTGGCCCACGCGGGCACCGTGTTCTCGACGGATTTCGAAGGGCCGCTGCCCTCCGCCATCTCTCCCGGGGTGGCCACGGTCACCGGCGTGGACGGCTTTGCCGGTCTGGGGCCCACGGGTTACCAGTTCGGTGGCCGCTTTCTGCGCAGCCCGACGGGCAATGTGGTGACGCTCACACTGGACAATCTACCCGATCACCAGGCCATCAGCCTGGGCTTCCTCCTCGCCGCCATCGACTCGCTCGACGGCACAGGGACCTTTCCGCAGGGCGACTTCCTGACCATCACCCTCGACGGCGTCCAGGTGTTCCGGGAGTCCTTTGCCAACGCGCTGTCCAGCCAGATCCAGAGCTACGTGCCGTCGGCGGGGGGAGAGCTGGCTCGCCATGTCGATCTGGGGTTCAGCGGCCCCGGCAGCTACTACACCGACAGCGCCTACAACTTCGCCATCGAACCCCGCCTGCAGAACCTCGCTCACACGGGGTCCTCGGCCGTGTTCACGTTCCAGATGGAAGGCCCCGGCATCCAGCCGCTGGACGACGAGTCCTGGGCCATGGACGGGTTGACTGTGTCCGTCAGCGCGGTCCCCGAGCCCGCAACTGGCACGCTGGCTTTGCTCGGCCTCGCCGGGCTGGGGGTGTGGGTGGCGCGAGGACAACGCCGCCGCTGA
- a CDS encoding lipocalin family protein has product MPVYRALRFVLMSSLLMAAAGRAVATPDALQTIPALDVPRYLGTWYEIARYPNRFQKQCVADVQAQYSALPEGRIEVRNRCRKADGEMDEAVAVARQVGDARSPKLKVRFAPAWLSFIPAVWGDYWVVDLDEGYQLVAVSEPEREYLWILSRTPQVEAQAYHALLHRLTRQGLDIKRLVPTSQTAPRR; this is encoded by the coding sequence ATGCCTGTCTACCGTGCCCTCCGTTTCGTGCTGATGTCGAGCCTGCTGATGGCTGCAGCGGGGCGAGCCGTCGCCACGCCCGATGCGTTGCAGACCATACCGGCGCTGGACGTGCCCCGCTACCTCGGCACGTGGTACGAGATCGCGCGTTATCCCAACCGTTTCCAGAAGCAGTGCGTGGCCGACGTGCAGGCCCAGTACAGCGCGCTGCCCGAGGGGCGCATTGAAGTCCGCAACCGCTGCCGCAAGGCCGACGGCGAGATGGATGAAGCCGTGGCCGTCGCCAGGCAGGTGGGCGATGCCCGATCGCCGAAGCTGAAGGTGCGCTTTGCCCCCGCGTGGCTGTCCTTCATCCCGGCGGTCTGGGGGGATTACTGGGTCGTGGACCTCGACGAGGGCTACCAGCTGGTGGCCGTCAGTGAGCCGGAGCGCGAATACCTGTGGATTCTCTCTCGCACACCGCAGGTGGAGGCACAGGCCTACCATGCGCTGCTGCACCGCCTGACCCGGCAGGGTCTGGACATCAAACGGCTGGTGCCCACCAGCCAGACCGCACCCCGGAGGTGA
- a CDS encoding AAA family ATPase, with the protein MTPFASWPRWLQTLTLALVLAFTYLALLLGQGWGAPDVAAARSPLAARFESGPEAWLKRPLELSVFEADLAARRVREVGVDGTRVLVTRADGDRYSTTLLTAPGEGGAAARLGALSREQGFALTAITVDGRGAVSRWGSRAGVALERLLLLALVVGGAALVLHRVRTGAASSGRAGLATRPDTTFDDVVGASEAKAALQQVATFLRSPDRYRALGARAPRGVLLEGPPGTGKTLLARALAGECGASFIAVDGSYFSSMFYGAGIAKVRELFATARRHAPCIVFIDEFDGIGRRTSGASPTHGGSSEENRIINKLLVELDGFDAMDHVVVIGATNHVEHIDDALKRPGRFDLVARVTLPTLPDRQALLRRCTGRILAAPDLDLDVLARATAGLSHADIEGIVNRATVTAAEREAPAVTQEHLLRALERHQLGGEVSGMKALMTPADRHRIAVHEAGHALVAHALQAGIVERVTIEPRGQALGVTFMTRGHELPLYGERELKARLGMMLAGREAELLAFGHTTTGAADDLKRASSLAIQMVGQMGFSQAFGLLSVDGVPSGLMGPHLQERLLAEARTVLDEAQAACRAVLTGRRATLDALTDALLACETVSGEPLQTLLDLQAVADPVPLPAP; encoded by the coding sequence ATGACGCCCTTTGCTTCCTGGCCGCGCTGGCTGCAGACCCTCACCCTGGCCCTGGTCCTGGCCTTCACCTACCTGGCCCTGCTGCTCGGGCAGGGGTGGGGCGCGCCGGACGTCGCGGCCGCCCGTTCACCGCTGGCTGCGCGCTTTGAATCGGGTCCCGAAGCCTGGTTGAAACGGCCCCTGGAGCTGTCGGTGTTCGAGGCCGATCTGGCCGCTCGCCGCGTGCGCGAAGTGGGTGTGGACGGCACCCGGGTGCTCGTGACCCGTGCCGATGGCGACCGCTACAGCACCACGCTGCTGACGGCGCCCGGCGAAGGCGGCGCGGCTGCGCGTCTGGGCGCCCTGAGCCGCGAACAGGGCTTTGCGTTGACGGCCATCACGGTCGACGGCCGCGGCGCGGTGTCGCGCTGGGGCAGCCGCGCGGGTGTGGCGCTGGAGCGTCTGTTGTTGCTCGCGCTGGTGGTGGGCGGCGCGGCGCTGGTGCTGCACCGCGTGCGCACGGGCGCGGCCTCATCCGGGCGCGCCGGCCTGGCGACCCGGCCCGACACCACGTTCGACGACGTCGTGGGCGCTTCGGAGGCCAAGGCTGCCCTGCAGCAGGTGGCGACGTTTCTGCGCTCGCCCGATCGCTACCGTGCGCTGGGCGCGCGTGCGCCGCGTGGGGTGTTGCTGGAAGGCCCGCCGGGCACCGGCAAGACCCTGCTGGCGCGCGCGCTGGCGGGTGAGTGCGGCGCGAGCTTCATCGCCGTCGACGGGTCCTACTTCTCCAGCATGTTCTACGGAGCCGGCATCGCCAAGGTGCGCGAGCTGTTCGCCACCGCGCGCCGCCATGCCCCCTGCATCGTCTTCATCGACGAGTTCGATGGCATCGGTCGGCGCACCAGCGGCGCCAGCCCCACGCACGGCGGCAGCTCGGAAGAGAACCGCATCATCAACAAGCTGCTGGTCGAGCTCGACGGCTTCGACGCGATGGATCACGTCGTGGTGATCGGCGCGACCAACCATGTCGAGCACATCGACGACGCGCTCAAGCGCCCGGGTCGCTTCGACCTGGTCGCCCGCGTGACGTTGCCCACGCTGCCCGACCGGCAGGCGCTGCTGCGCCGCTGCACGGGTCGCATCCTGGCCGCGCCCGATCTCGATCTGGACGTGCTGGCGCGGGCGACGGCCGGGCTGTCTCACGCCGACATCGAAGGCATCGTCAACCGGGCCACCGTGACGGCCGCCGAACGCGAGGCCCCGGCCGTGACGCAGGAACATTTGCTGCGTGCGCTGGAGCGCCACCAGCTGGGTGGTGAGGTGTCGGGCATGAAGGCCCTGATGACGCCGGCCGACCGCCATCGCATCGCGGTGCACGAAGCCGGCCATGCGCTGGTGGCCCACGCGCTGCAGGCGGGCATCGTCGAGCGCGTGACCATCGAGCCCCGTGGCCAGGCGCTGGGCGTGACCTTCATGACGCGCGGGCACGAACTGCCGCTCTATGGCGAGCGCGAACTGAAGGCCCGCCTGGGGATGATGCTGGCCGGGCGCGAGGCCGAGCTGCTGGCCTTCGGTCACACCACCACGGGCGCCGCCGATGACCTCAAGCGCGCGTCGTCGCTGGCGATCCAGATGGTCGGGCAGATGGGCTTCAGTCAGGCCTTCGGGCTGCTGAGCGTGGACGGTGTGCCTTCCGGGCTGATGGGCCCGCACCTGCAGGAACGGTTGCTGGCCGAGGCCCGCACGGTGCTGGACGAGGCGCAGGCCGCCTGCCGTGCGGTGCTGACGGGGCGCCGCGCCACGCTGGATGCGCTCACGGATGCCTTGTTGGCTTGCGAGACGGTGTCCGGTGAGCCGCTGCAGACCCTGCTGGACTTGCAGGCGGTGGCCGACCCTGTGCCGCTTCCTGCGCCCTGA
- a CDS encoding winged helix-turn-helix transcriptional regulator, giving the protein MRRTSFADERCSIARALDLIGEWWTLLIVREAFLGCQRFGEFESRLGIAPNVLSQRLNRLVEGGVLQVAATSQSGKALAYRLTDKGRDLHPVIVALAQWGDRHAAAPDGPPIQLVERDTGVPIAPMAARSAKTDRPLRPRDVAVVAGPGATDSDLARLADLRAQEAAQGRPPPASPAGSAAAHRTPSRKPTRHP; this is encoded by the coding sequence ATGCGTCGCACCTCCTTTGCCGACGAGCGTTGCTCGATTGCCCGCGCCCTGGACCTGATCGGGGAGTGGTGGACGCTGCTGATCGTGCGCGAGGCCTTCCTCGGTTGTCAGCGTTTCGGTGAATTCGAATCGCGCCTCGGCATTGCGCCGAACGTGCTGAGCCAGCGGCTGAACCGGCTCGTCGAGGGCGGCGTGCTGCAGGTGGCGGCCACCAGCCAGAGCGGCAAGGCCCTGGCCTACCGGCTGACCGACAAAGGGCGCGATCTGCACCCCGTGATCGTGGCGCTGGCCCAGTGGGGCGACCGCCACGCCGCTGCCCCCGACGGCCCGCCGATCCAGCTGGTGGAGCGTGACACCGGTGTGCCGATTGCGCCCATGGCGGCGCGCTCTGCCAAGACAGACCGGCCACTGCGCCCGCGCGATGTGGCGGTGGTCGCCGGCCCCGGCGCCACCGACAGCGACCTCGCCCGCCTGGCCGACCTCAGGGCGCAGGAAGCGGCACAGGGTCGGCCACCGCCTGCAAGTCCAGCAGGGTCTGCAGCGGCTCACCGGACACCGTCTCGCAAGCCAACAAGGCATCCGTGA
- a CDS encoding alpha/beta fold hydrolase produces MSEVALFIHSTATGPFMWRPYLDTAPEGVTRLTPANRGYAPDDLLPRGSRFSVHDDVAHLKAHVPEGTTGVHLVAHSYGGFAALTLARQAGLPVRSLWVYEPVLFGALRAEADRLPPDTLADVEALYGAEHSMLDETRGGEEAWVERFIDYWNQPGVWQAMPEKVKAMTRAVSWKMFREVCSVSQEPLPFEQYALDIPLTLVRGATTRPPTRDMIQRLAEVNPHAEVETLDGLGHMGLMSSPEPVAASLRRHWARVRA; encoded by the coding sequence ATGTCCGAGGTCGCGCTGTTCATCCATTCCACTGCCACCGGGCCCTTCATGTGGCGTCCATATCTGGACACGGCGCCCGAGGGCGTGACGCGGCTGACGCCGGCCAACCGTGGTTATGCGCCCGATGACCTCCTGCCACGTGGCAGTCGGTTCTCGGTGCACGATGACGTGGCCCATCTCAAGGCCCATGTGCCTGAAGGCACGACCGGCGTGCACCTGGTGGCCCATTCCTATGGCGGGTTCGCCGCGCTGACGCTGGCCCGACAGGCCGGCCTGCCGGTGCGCTCGCTGTGGGTGTACGAGCCGGTGCTGTTCGGCGCGCTGCGTGCCGAAGCCGATCGCTTGCCTCCCGACACGCTGGCCGATGTGGAGGCCCTTTACGGCGCCGAGCACAGCATGCTGGACGAGACCCGGGGCGGCGAGGAGGCCTGGGTGGAGCGCTTCATCGACTACTGGAATCAGCCCGGCGTGTGGCAGGCCATGCCCGAGAAGGTCAAGGCCATGACCCGTGCCGTGAGCTGGAAGATGTTCCGCGAGGTCTGCAGCGTCTCGCAGGAGCCACTGCCGTTCGAGCAGTACGCGCTCGACATCCCCCTGACCCTGGTGCGCGGCGCCACCACGCGGCCGCCCACGCGCGACATGATCCAGCGCCTGGCCGAAGTGAATCCCCATGCCGAGGTGGAGACGCTGGACGGCCTGGGCCACATGGGGCTGATGTCGTCGCCCGAGCCCGTGGCCGCATCCCTGCGGCGCCATTGGGCCCGCGTGCGGGCCTGA
- a CDS encoding NADPH-dependent oxidoreductase, whose protein sequence is MNLATLLQARYDRQAPDSAVDPARWTGVIDQMLAHRSVRRHKPDPVTDAQLSALVAAAQSAATSSNLQVWSVVAVRDADTKARLAECAGGQGHVAAAPVVLMWLVDLARLEAVAQSLSLPHAALDSLEMFLVGAIDAALAAQNAMLAAESMGLAGCYIGGMRNQPEQVAELLGLPPKVFALFGMTLGVEEPEPAPAAIKPRLPQSVVLHSERYRPVAEQMDGVGAYNEAMAAFYASQGMNVRGTWAVHSSRRVADDAALTGRDRLSEALRGMGFPLK, encoded by the coding sequence ATGAACCTCGCAACCCTGCTTCAGGCCCGCTATGACAGGCAGGCCCCTGACTCCGCCGTCGACCCGGCCCGCTGGACGGGCGTGATCGACCAGATGCTCGCGCACCGCAGCGTGCGCCGCCACAAGCCGGATCCCGTCACCGACGCGCAGCTGTCAGCCCTGGTGGCCGCGGCCCAGTCTGCCGCCACCTCGTCCAACCTGCAGGTGTGGAGCGTGGTGGCCGTGCGCGATGCGGACACCAAGGCCCGGCTGGCCGAGTGCGCGGGGGGGCAGGGCCATGTGGCCGCGGCACCCGTGGTGCTGATGTGGCTGGTGGACCTGGCGCGGCTGGAAGCGGTGGCTCAGAGCCTGAGCCTGCCGCACGCGGCGCTCGACTCGCTGGAGATGTTCCTGGTGGGCGCGATCGATGCGGCCCTGGCCGCGCAGAACGCCATGCTAGCTGCGGAATCGATGGGCCTGGCCGGCTGCTACATCGGCGGCATGCGCAACCAGCCCGAGCAGGTGGCCGAGCTGCTCGGGCTGCCGCCCAAGGTGTTCGCGCTGTTCGGCATGACGCTGGGCGTGGAGGAGCCCGAGCCCGCGCCCGCGGCCATCAAGCCACGCCTGCCGCAGTCGGTGGTGCTGCACAGTGAGCGGTATCGTCCGGTGGCCGAACAGATGGACGGCGTGGGCGCCTACAACGAGGCCATGGCCGCGTTTTACGCCAGCCAGGGTATGAATGTGCGCGGCACCTGGGCCGTGCATTCCTCGCGCCGCGTGGCCGATGACGCCGCGCTGACCGGTCGTGACCGGTTGAGCGAGGCCTTGCGGGGCATGGGTTTTCCGCTGAAGTGA
- a CDS encoding NAD(P)/FAD-dependent oxidoreductase, translating into MNAIETQARRVAVVGAGLSGLACAEAVQASGAAVVVFDKSRGPSGRMSTRRGDTWQCDHGAQYFTARDPAFRAEVNRWVEAGVAALWQPRLSVFGARPAAEAGEPTERFVGTPRMTSPAGFIAQGLDVQLQTTVTALVRQPAGWQLLTAEHGMLDTVFDAVLLAVPSPQAVPLLQGPAPDLAALAAGARMRGSWALMLRYDAPLSLPFDAAFVNEGPLRWVARDSSKPGRPAGPGETWLLHAEAEWSEAHIEATPEQAAEAMLTAFEALGAPRPATWAAHRWRYADTAPPLGEEAVWQPALGLGVCGDWLGSGKVEGAWRSGRALAALVSGAVRPD; encoded by the coding sequence ATGAATGCCATCGAGACTCAAGCCCGCCGCGTGGCCGTGGTGGGGGCCGGCCTTTCCGGTCTGGCCTGTGCGGAAGCGGTTCAGGCCAGTGGTGCCGCCGTCGTCGTGTTCGACAAGAGCCGGGGGCCCTCGGGCCGCATGAGCACGCGCCGGGGCGACACCTGGCAGTGTGACCATGGTGCGCAGTACTTCACCGCGCGCGATCCTGCCTTCCGCGCCGAGGTGAACCGCTGGGTTGAGGCCGGCGTGGCCGCGCTGTGGCAGCCCAGGTTGTCGGTGTTCGGCGCCCGCCCCGCTGCCGAAGCGGGCGAGCCGACCGAGCGTTTTGTCGGCACACCGCGCATGACGTCGCCTGCCGGATTCATCGCGCAGGGCCTGGATGTGCAGCTGCAGACGACCGTGACGGCACTGGTGCGCCAGCCCGCAGGCTGGCAGCTGCTGACGGCCGAGCACGGCATGCTGGACACGGTGTTCGATGCCGTGCTGCTGGCCGTGCCGTCACCCCAGGCCGTGCCGCTCCTGCAGGGGCCGGCGCCCGACTTGGCCGCCCTGGCCGCAGGCGCCCGCATGCGCGGCAGCTGGGCGCTGATGCTGCGCTACGACGCCCCGCTGAGCTTGCCGTTCGATGCGGCCTTCGTCAACGAAGGGCCGTTGCGCTGGGTGGCGCGCGACAGCAGCAAGCCGGGCCGGCCTGCCGGGCCGGGCGAGACCTGGCTGCTGCACGCCGAAGCCGAGTGGAGCGAGGCCCACATCGAGGCCACGCCCGAGCAGGCTGCCGAGGCCATGCTGACGGCGTTCGAGGCCCTCGGTGCACCGCGGCCGGCCACCTGGGCGGCGCACCGCTGGCGCTATGCCGACACCGCCCCGCCGCTGGGCGAGGAGGCTGTCTGGCAGCCCGCGCTCGGTCTGGGCGTGTGCGGCGACTGGCTGGGCTCTGGCAAGGTGGAAGGCGCCTGGCGCAGTGGCCGGGCGCTGGCGGCCCTGGTCAGCGGCGCGGTCCGTCCAGACTGA
- a CDS encoding NYN domain-containing protein: MASSPDHISMALFCDFENVALGVRDANYEKFDIKKVLERLLLKGSIVVKKAYCDWERYKGFKAAMHEANFELIEIPHVRQSGKNSADIRLVVDALDLCYTKSHVNTFVIISGDSDFSPLVSKLRENAKYVIGVGVKQSTSDLLIANCDEFIFYDDLVRDAQRQRKDNRDQPQPRRSPEEEARRKAELDARRTKAVEMAVETFDALVTDRDEGGKIWASVLKEAIKRRNPGFNENYYGFRTFGNLLEEAKSRGLLEFGRDEKSSAYVFRSAGNGSLASEMRAPQGDTIAASQAERSFAADEDRGDLEPAHEGASAAPAVPEGDAEQNGAGESRNEERRRSRGGRGRGNRNGGRAERDDRQRAPREARADAPVAERPEMTDAPIVMPPAAPVVQPEPAASEAAPAPAARKSRSTKPRSESASRKAKPAAPSAAESTPTPDVAPAQPEAAAPPPAAKRARRPAARKQAARKTSPGGAPDDAS; encoded by the coding sequence ATGGCTTCCTCCCCCGACCACATCAGCATGGCGTTGTTCTGCGACTTCGAGAACGTTGCCCTCGGCGTGCGCGACGCCAATTACGAGAAGTTCGACATCAAGAAGGTGCTCGAGCGCCTGCTGCTCAAGGGCAGCATCGTCGTCAAGAAGGCCTATTGCGACTGGGAACGCTACAAGGGCTTCAAGGCCGCCATGCACGAAGCCAACTTCGAGCTGATCGAGATCCCGCACGTGCGCCAGTCCGGCAAGAACTCGGCCGACATCCGCCTGGTGGTGGATGCGCTCGACCTCTGCTACACCAAGAGCCACGTCAACACCTTCGTCATCATCTCGGGCGATTCGGACTTCTCGCCGCTGGTCTCCAAGCTGCGCGAGAACGCCAAGTACGTGATCGGCGTGGGGGTGAAGCAGTCGACCTCGGACCTGCTGATCGCGAACTGCGACGAATTCATCTTCTACGACGACCTGGTGCGCGACGCACAGCGCCAGCGCAAGGACAACCGCGACCAGCCGCAGCCCCGCCGCTCGCCGGAAGAGGAAGCCCGCCGCAAGGCCGAGCTGGACGCGCGCCGCACCAAGGCGGTCGAGATGGCCGTCGAGACCTTCGACGCGCTGGTGACCGACCGCGACGAGGGCGGCAAGATCTGGGCGTCGGTGCTGAAAGAGGCCATCAAGCGCCGCAACCCCGGCTTCAACGAGAACTACTATGGCTTCCGCACCTTCGGCAACCTGCTGGAAGAAGCGAAGTCGCGCGGGCTGCTGGAGTTCGGGCGCGACGAGAAGTCGAGCGCTTATGTGTTCCGCAGTGCCGGCAATGGCAGCCTGGCCAGCGAGATGCGGGCGCCGCAGGGCGACACCATCGCGGCTTCGCAGGCCGAGCGCAGCTTCGCGGCCGATGAAGACCGCGGCGACCTGGAGCCCGCACACGAAGGCGCCTCGGCGGCGCCGGCCGTGCCGGAGGGCGACGCCGAACAGAACGGTGCCGGCGAATCGCGCAACGAGGAACGCCGTCGCAGCCGGGGTGGCCGAGGCCGTGGCAACCGCAATGGCGGCCGTGCCGAACGTGACGACCGCCAGCGGGCCCCGCGCGAGGCCCGCGCCGATGCCCCTGTGGCCGAGCGTCCGGAGATGACCGACGCCCCCATCGTCATGCCCCCCGCTGCCCCGGTCGTGCAGCCCGAGCCGGCCGCCAGCGAGGCAGCCCCCGCACCGGCTGCCCGCAAGAGCCGCAGCACCAAGCCCCGCAGCGAAAGCGCATCCCGCAAGGCCAAGCCCGCCGCGCCGAGCGCCGCCGAATCGACGCCGACGCCCGATGTCGCCCCGGCCCAACCGGAGGCCGCCGCCCCCCCACCGGCCGCCAAGCGCGCGCGTCGGCCGGCCGCACGCAAGCAGGCGGCGAGGAAGACCTCGCCAGGCGGCGCACCAGACGACGCCAGCTGA